The following are encoded together in the Bombus pascuorum chromosome 10, iyBomPasc1.1, whole genome shotgun sequence genome:
- the LOC132911310 gene encoding neprilysin-4-like isoform X2 codes for MRSASSLDQYNDDDFFSGGPCPSCRLAINKETGRLKWCMGGNDTWRFRVKLMLLIPAVLLPITIIFIALSRSQVIGKAPYHRTYLVQTRRQDERTEESFPPTSRSETERAGEEEEEDRILSPGMKTSYVPVETLLSSRQLQRHKRDLDADQPIDYNVEKADDQNSDEDIYNFLDDYYTEVDADEVKENSEIQSNDYREYGEHTHDARKDEELRSKFFTYDNIEERSQDESDEGEQGGRHSISVDDSDTSLPIVDDQNDDDTGTDFHAFWKGEGNAWAIREAQAKIMLKYMDRSADPCEDFYQFACGNWAKHNPIPKDKAAYDTFEMIRESLDSVLKELLEDPIPKGLQLYTDDATLKAKYLYRSCMNYEILEQRMERPLIQLLDELGGWPILRPNWDPEKFDWLLLVAQLRLYNNDILISEWVAPDIKNSDQYVIQFDQTSLGLPTRDYFLQPSNTIYLKAYKNYLIKISTLLGASLQNATIDADELIEFETKLAKITSSPDERRNVSELYQRMSIGELRTLVPQINWHRYLTIVLARPTNVSEPVVVYALQYIQDLVNLLSKTSPRTIANYLLWRFVRHRVNNLDDRFQEAKQKFYYILFGREQAPSRWKNCVAQVNSNMGMAVGSMFVKKYFDEKSKNDTLAMTRDIQRSFRELLNQTTWIDDETKELATEKVNAMLLRIGYPDFILQPELLNERYKDVVIRPDKYFENTLNILQHLTRVEQDRLGSPVNKTLWNTAPAVVNAYYSRSKNRIMFPAGILQPPFYHRYFPRSLNYGGIGVVIGHEITHGFDDKGRLFDKDGNLHRWWKDEAIYGFHERAQCLIDQYSHYIVSEVGMQIDGMNTQGENIADNGGIKQAFRAYERWLRANGDADETLPGINATGKQLFFLNFAQVWCGSMRPEATRNKLKTAVHSPGKFRVIGTLSNSEDFAEVFYCPLGAPMNPVNKCSVW; via the exons ATGAGGAGCGCGAGTAGTTTGGATCAGTATAACGACGATGACTTCTTCAGCGGTGGCCCTTGTCCTTCTTGTCGGTTAGCCATTAACAAGGAGACTGGTCGACTAAA GTGGTGCATGGGCGGAAACGACACTTGGCGCTTCCGAGTGAAACTGATGCTCTTGATTCCAGCCGTGTTGCTGCCGATCACTATAATCTTCATCGCTCTATCGCGGTCGCAAGTGATCGGCAAGGCTCCTTATCATCGTACGTATTTGGTCCAGACAAGGAGGCAGGACGAGAGGACCGAGGAGAGTTTTCCGC CGACCAGCCGCAGCGAGACAGAGCGGGCCGgtgaagaagaggaagaggacaGAATCCTATCACCTGGAATGAAAACTAGCTACGTGCCAGTGGAGACTCTACTTTCGTCAAGGCAGCTACAACGACACAAGAGAGACCTAGACGCG GATCAACCGATAGACTACAACGTTGAGAAAGCAGACGATCAAAATTCCGACGAAGACATCTACAACTTCCTGGATGATTATTACACCGAGGTGGACGCCGACGAGGTCAAGGAGAACTCTGAAATACAAAGCAACGACTATCGAGA GTATGGCGAGCATACGCACGACGCGCGTAAGGACGAAGAACTGCGCTCCAAGTTCTTCACGTACGACAATATCGAAGAGCGTTCTCAGGACGAATCAGACGAGGGTGAACAAGGTGGTAGACACTCGATTTCCGTCGACGATTCGGACACCAGTCTGCCAATCGTCGACGATCAAAACGACGACGACACTGGCACGGATTTCCACGCGTTTTGGAAAGGCGAGGGAAACGCGTGGGCCATCAGAGAAGCTCAAG CAAAAATCATGCTGAAGTACATGGACAGGAGCGCTGATCCTTGCGAGGACTTTTACCAGTTTGCTTGTGGCAATTGGGCGAAACATAATCCTATCCCTAAAGACAAAGCTGCTTACGATACCTTCGAAATGATCAGAGAATCATTGGATTCTGTGTTGAAAGAGCTTCTCGAAGATCCTATACCGAAAGGATTGCAATTGTACACGGATGACGCGACGCTCAAGGCTAAATATTTGTATCGCAGTTGCATGAACTACG AGATCTTGGAGCAACGCATGGAACGGCCGCTTATACAGCTTCTAGATGAACTCGGTGGATGGCCCATATTGAGACCAAATTGGGATCCGGAAAAGTTCGACTGGCTCCTTTTGGTTGCACAATTGAGGCTTTATAATAATGACATTCTCATTTCGGAATGGGTGGCGCCGGACATTAAAAACAGCGACCAGTACGTTATACAG TTCGATCAGACATCATTGGGTCTACCTACGAGAGACTACTTTCTCCAGCCATCGAATACCATTTACTTAAAAGCttacaagaattatttaataaaaatttccactCTCCTGGGCGCATCTTTGCAAAACGCTACTATAGACGCTGACGAATTAATAGAATTCGAAACTAAGCTCGCCAAG ATCACGTCTTCTCCCGACGAGAGAAGAAACGTTTCAGAGTTGTATCAAAGAATGAGCATCGGAGAATTAAGGACACTGGTGCCACAAATTAATTGGCATCGATATTTAACGATCGTTCTGGCACGACCAACGAATGTTTCCGAGCCAGTCGTTGTCTATGCGTTGCAGTATATTCAAGATTTGGTGAATTTGCTCTCGAAAACTAGTCCACG GACTATCGCGAATTATCTTCTATGGCGATTCGTTAGACACAGAGTAAACAACCTGGACGATCGGTTTCAAGAAGCTaagcaaaaattttattatattctgtttGGAAGGGAACAAGCACCGTCCAGATGGAAAAATTGTGTGGCACAAGTGAACTCTAACATGGGCATGGCTGTGGGCTCCATGttcgtgaaaaaatatttcgacgaaaaaagcaaaaacgat ACATTGGCCATGACTCGTGATATACAACGGTCCTTCAGAGAACTTCTAAATCAAACTACCTGGATCGATGACGAAACAAAAGAACTGGCCACCGAGAAAGTAAACGCAATGCTGTTAAGGATCGGCTATCCTGATTTCATTTTACAGCCTGAATTGTTGAACGAACGTTACAAAGAT GTCGTGATCCGTCCAGATAAGTACTTCGAGAATACGTTGAACATCTTGCAACATTTAACCAGGGTAGAACAGGATCGACTTGGTAGCCCTGTCAATAAGACCCTGTGGAACACTGCACCCGCTGTGGTCAATGCTTACTATAGTCGCAGTAAAAATAGGATAA TGTTTCCAGCTGGAATACTACAGCCGCCCTTTTATCACAGATATTTTCCACGGAGTTTAAATTACGGTGGGATCGGCGTTGTGATCGGCCATGAGATCACCCACGGCTTCGACGATAAAGGTCGATTATTCGATAAGGATGGTAATCTACATAGATGGTGGAAAGACGAGGCTATTTATGGCTTTCACGAACGAGCTCAATGCCTTATCG ACCAGTACAGTCACTATATCGTGAGCGAAGTTGGAATGCAGATTGATGGAATGAATACCCAGGGCGAGAATATCGCGGATAACGGCGGTATTAAACAAGCTTTTCGA GCTTACGAAAGATGGTTACGCGCAAACGGTGACGCTGACGAAACTCTGCCAGGTATAAATGCGACTGGAAAGCAATTGTTCTTCCTGAACTTCGCGCAGGTGTGGTGTGGTTCGATGAGACCGGAAGCTACCAGGAATAAGTTGAAGACCGCCGTTCATTCACCTGGCAAGTTTCGCGTAATCGGCACCTTATCGAATTCGGAGGATTTCGCAGAAGTATTTTATTGCCCGCTGGGCGCACCTATGAATCCAGTTAACAAATGCTCCGTTTGGTGA
- the LOC132911310 gene encoding neprilysin-4-like isoform X1 has protein sequence MRSASSLDQYNDDDFFSGGPCPSCRLAINKETGRLKWCMGGNDTWRFRVKLMLLIPAVLLPITIIFIALSRSQVIGKAPYHRTYLVQTRRQDERTEESFPPATSRSETERAGEEEEEDRILSPGMKTSYVPVETLLSSRQLQRHKRDLDADQPIDYNVEKADDQNSDEDIYNFLDDYYTEVDADEVKENSEIQSNDYREYGEHTHDARKDEELRSKFFTYDNIEERSQDESDEGEQGGRHSISVDDSDTSLPIVDDQNDDDTGTDFHAFWKGEGNAWAIREAQAKIMLKYMDRSADPCEDFYQFACGNWAKHNPIPKDKAAYDTFEMIRESLDSVLKELLEDPIPKGLQLYTDDATLKAKYLYRSCMNYEILEQRMERPLIQLLDELGGWPILRPNWDPEKFDWLLLVAQLRLYNNDILISEWVAPDIKNSDQYVIQFDQTSLGLPTRDYFLQPSNTIYLKAYKNYLIKISTLLGASLQNATIDADELIEFETKLAKITSSPDERRNVSELYQRMSIGELRTLVPQINWHRYLTIVLARPTNVSEPVVVYALQYIQDLVNLLSKTSPRTIANYLLWRFVRHRVNNLDDRFQEAKQKFYYILFGREQAPSRWKNCVAQVNSNMGMAVGSMFVKKYFDEKSKNDTLAMTRDIQRSFRELLNQTTWIDDETKELATEKVNAMLLRIGYPDFILQPELLNERYKDVVIRPDKYFENTLNILQHLTRVEQDRLGSPVNKTLWNTAPAVVNAYYSRSKNRIMFPAGILQPPFYHRYFPRSLNYGGIGVVIGHEITHGFDDKGRLFDKDGNLHRWWKDEAIYGFHERAQCLIDQYSHYIVSEVGMQIDGMNTQGENIADNGGIKQAFRAYERWLRANGDADETLPGINATGKQLFFLNFAQVWCGSMRPEATRNKLKTAVHSPGKFRVIGTLSNSEDFAEVFYCPLGAPMNPVNKCSVW, from the exons ATGAGGAGCGCGAGTAGTTTGGATCAGTATAACGACGATGACTTCTTCAGCGGTGGCCCTTGTCCTTCTTGTCGGTTAGCCATTAACAAGGAGACTGGTCGACTAAA GTGGTGCATGGGCGGAAACGACACTTGGCGCTTCCGAGTGAAACTGATGCTCTTGATTCCAGCCGTGTTGCTGCCGATCACTATAATCTTCATCGCTCTATCGCGGTCGCAAGTGATCGGCAAGGCTCCTTATCATCGTACGTATTTGGTCCAGACAAGGAGGCAGGACGAGAGGACCGAGGAGAGTTTTCCGC CAGCGACCAGCCGCAGCGAGACAGAGCGGGCCGgtgaagaagaggaagaggacaGAATCCTATCACCTGGAATGAAAACTAGCTACGTGCCAGTGGAGACTCTACTTTCGTCAAGGCAGCTACAACGACACAAGAGAGACCTAGACGCG GATCAACCGATAGACTACAACGTTGAGAAAGCAGACGATCAAAATTCCGACGAAGACATCTACAACTTCCTGGATGATTATTACACCGAGGTGGACGCCGACGAGGTCAAGGAGAACTCTGAAATACAAAGCAACGACTATCGAGA GTATGGCGAGCATACGCACGACGCGCGTAAGGACGAAGAACTGCGCTCCAAGTTCTTCACGTACGACAATATCGAAGAGCGTTCTCAGGACGAATCAGACGAGGGTGAACAAGGTGGTAGACACTCGATTTCCGTCGACGATTCGGACACCAGTCTGCCAATCGTCGACGATCAAAACGACGACGACACTGGCACGGATTTCCACGCGTTTTGGAAAGGCGAGGGAAACGCGTGGGCCATCAGAGAAGCTCAAG CAAAAATCATGCTGAAGTACATGGACAGGAGCGCTGATCCTTGCGAGGACTTTTACCAGTTTGCTTGTGGCAATTGGGCGAAACATAATCCTATCCCTAAAGACAAAGCTGCTTACGATACCTTCGAAATGATCAGAGAATCATTGGATTCTGTGTTGAAAGAGCTTCTCGAAGATCCTATACCGAAAGGATTGCAATTGTACACGGATGACGCGACGCTCAAGGCTAAATATTTGTATCGCAGTTGCATGAACTACG AGATCTTGGAGCAACGCATGGAACGGCCGCTTATACAGCTTCTAGATGAACTCGGTGGATGGCCCATATTGAGACCAAATTGGGATCCGGAAAAGTTCGACTGGCTCCTTTTGGTTGCACAATTGAGGCTTTATAATAATGACATTCTCATTTCGGAATGGGTGGCGCCGGACATTAAAAACAGCGACCAGTACGTTATACAG TTCGATCAGACATCATTGGGTCTACCTACGAGAGACTACTTTCTCCAGCCATCGAATACCATTTACTTAAAAGCttacaagaattatttaataaaaatttccactCTCCTGGGCGCATCTTTGCAAAACGCTACTATAGACGCTGACGAATTAATAGAATTCGAAACTAAGCTCGCCAAG ATCACGTCTTCTCCCGACGAGAGAAGAAACGTTTCAGAGTTGTATCAAAGAATGAGCATCGGAGAATTAAGGACACTGGTGCCACAAATTAATTGGCATCGATATTTAACGATCGTTCTGGCACGACCAACGAATGTTTCCGAGCCAGTCGTTGTCTATGCGTTGCAGTATATTCAAGATTTGGTGAATTTGCTCTCGAAAACTAGTCCACG GACTATCGCGAATTATCTTCTATGGCGATTCGTTAGACACAGAGTAAACAACCTGGACGATCGGTTTCAAGAAGCTaagcaaaaattttattatattctgtttGGAAGGGAACAAGCACCGTCCAGATGGAAAAATTGTGTGGCACAAGTGAACTCTAACATGGGCATGGCTGTGGGCTCCATGttcgtgaaaaaatatttcgacgaaaaaagcaaaaacgat ACATTGGCCATGACTCGTGATATACAACGGTCCTTCAGAGAACTTCTAAATCAAACTACCTGGATCGATGACGAAACAAAAGAACTGGCCACCGAGAAAGTAAACGCAATGCTGTTAAGGATCGGCTATCCTGATTTCATTTTACAGCCTGAATTGTTGAACGAACGTTACAAAGAT GTCGTGATCCGTCCAGATAAGTACTTCGAGAATACGTTGAACATCTTGCAACATTTAACCAGGGTAGAACAGGATCGACTTGGTAGCCCTGTCAATAAGACCCTGTGGAACACTGCACCCGCTGTGGTCAATGCTTACTATAGTCGCAGTAAAAATAGGATAA TGTTTCCAGCTGGAATACTACAGCCGCCCTTTTATCACAGATATTTTCCACGGAGTTTAAATTACGGTGGGATCGGCGTTGTGATCGGCCATGAGATCACCCACGGCTTCGACGATAAAGGTCGATTATTCGATAAGGATGGTAATCTACATAGATGGTGGAAAGACGAGGCTATTTATGGCTTTCACGAACGAGCTCAATGCCTTATCG ACCAGTACAGTCACTATATCGTGAGCGAAGTTGGAATGCAGATTGATGGAATGAATACCCAGGGCGAGAATATCGCGGATAACGGCGGTATTAAACAAGCTTTTCGA GCTTACGAAAGATGGTTACGCGCAAACGGTGACGCTGACGAAACTCTGCCAGGTATAAATGCGACTGGAAAGCAATTGTTCTTCCTGAACTTCGCGCAGGTGTGGTGTGGTTCGATGAGACCGGAAGCTACCAGGAATAAGTTGAAGACCGCCGTTCATTCACCTGGCAAGTTTCGCGTAATCGGCACCTTATCGAATTCGGAGGATTTCGCAGAAGTATTTTATTGCCCGCTGGGCGCACCTATGAATCCAGTTAACAAATGCTCCGTTTGGTGA
- the LOC132911310 gene encoding neprilysin-4-like isoform X3 has translation MGGNDTWRFRVKLMLLIPAVLLPITIIFIALSRSQVIGKAPYHRTYLVQTRRQDERTEESFPPATSRSETERAGEEEEEDRILSPGMKTSYVPVETLLSSRQLQRHKRDLDADQPIDYNVEKADDQNSDEDIYNFLDDYYTEVDADEVKENSEIQSNDYREYGEHTHDARKDEELRSKFFTYDNIEERSQDESDEGEQGGRHSISVDDSDTSLPIVDDQNDDDTGTDFHAFWKGEGNAWAIREAQAKIMLKYMDRSADPCEDFYQFACGNWAKHNPIPKDKAAYDTFEMIRESLDSVLKELLEDPIPKGLQLYTDDATLKAKYLYRSCMNYEILEQRMERPLIQLLDELGGWPILRPNWDPEKFDWLLLVAQLRLYNNDILISEWVAPDIKNSDQYVIQFDQTSLGLPTRDYFLQPSNTIYLKAYKNYLIKISTLLGASLQNATIDADELIEFETKLAKITSSPDERRNVSELYQRMSIGELRTLVPQINWHRYLTIVLARPTNVSEPVVVYALQYIQDLVNLLSKTSPRTIANYLLWRFVRHRVNNLDDRFQEAKQKFYYILFGREQAPSRWKNCVAQVNSNMGMAVGSMFVKKYFDEKSKNDTLAMTRDIQRSFRELLNQTTWIDDETKELATEKVNAMLLRIGYPDFILQPELLNERYKDVVIRPDKYFENTLNILQHLTRVEQDRLGSPVNKTLWNTAPAVVNAYYSRSKNRIMFPAGILQPPFYHRYFPRSLNYGGIGVVIGHEITHGFDDKGRLFDKDGNLHRWWKDEAIYGFHERAQCLIDQYSHYIVSEVGMQIDGMNTQGENIADNGGIKQAFRAYERWLRANGDADETLPGINATGKQLFFLNFAQVWCGSMRPEATRNKLKTAVHSPGKFRVIGTLSNSEDFAEVFYCPLGAPMNPVNKCSVW, from the exons ATGGGCGGAAACGACACTTGGCGCTTCCGAGTGAAACTGATGCTCTTGATTCCAGCCGTGTTGCTGCCGATCACTATAATCTTCATCGCTCTATCGCGGTCGCAAGTGATCGGCAAGGCTCCTTATCATCGTACGTATTTGGTCCAGACAAGGAGGCAGGACGAGAGGACCGAGGAGAGTTTTCCGC CAGCGACCAGCCGCAGCGAGACAGAGCGGGCCGgtgaagaagaggaagaggacaGAATCCTATCACCTGGAATGAAAACTAGCTACGTGCCAGTGGAGACTCTACTTTCGTCAAGGCAGCTACAACGACACAAGAGAGACCTAGACGCG GATCAACCGATAGACTACAACGTTGAGAAAGCAGACGATCAAAATTCCGACGAAGACATCTACAACTTCCTGGATGATTATTACACCGAGGTGGACGCCGACGAGGTCAAGGAGAACTCTGAAATACAAAGCAACGACTATCGAGA GTATGGCGAGCATACGCACGACGCGCGTAAGGACGAAGAACTGCGCTCCAAGTTCTTCACGTACGACAATATCGAAGAGCGTTCTCAGGACGAATCAGACGAGGGTGAACAAGGTGGTAGACACTCGATTTCCGTCGACGATTCGGACACCAGTCTGCCAATCGTCGACGATCAAAACGACGACGACACTGGCACGGATTTCCACGCGTTTTGGAAAGGCGAGGGAAACGCGTGGGCCATCAGAGAAGCTCAAG CAAAAATCATGCTGAAGTACATGGACAGGAGCGCTGATCCTTGCGAGGACTTTTACCAGTTTGCTTGTGGCAATTGGGCGAAACATAATCCTATCCCTAAAGACAAAGCTGCTTACGATACCTTCGAAATGATCAGAGAATCATTGGATTCTGTGTTGAAAGAGCTTCTCGAAGATCCTATACCGAAAGGATTGCAATTGTACACGGATGACGCGACGCTCAAGGCTAAATATTTGTATCGCAGTTGCATGAACTACG AGATCTTGGAGCAACGCATGGAACGGCCGCTTATACAGCTTCTAGATGAACTCGGTGGATGGCCCATATTGAGACCAAATTGGGATCCGGAAAAGTTCGACTGGCTCCTTTTGGTTGCACAATTGAGGCTTTATAATAATGACATTCTCATTTCGGAATGGGTGGCGCCGGACATTAAAAACAGCGACCAGTACGTTATACAG TTCGATCAGACATCATTGGGTCTACCTACGAGAGACTACTTTCTCCAGCCATCGAATACCATTTACTTAAAAGCttacaagaattatttaataaaaatttccactCTCCTGGGCGCATCTTTGCAAAACGCTACTATAGACGCTGACGAATTAATAGAATTCGAAACTAAGCTCGCCAAG ATCACGTCTTCTCCCGACGAGAGAAGAAACGTTTCAGAGTTGTATCAAAGAATGAGCATCGGAGAATTAAGGACACTGGTGCCACAAATTAATTGGCATCGATATTTAACGATCGTTCTGGCACGACCAACGAATGTTTCCGAGCCAGTCGTTGTCTATGCGTTGCAGTATATTCAAGATTTGGTGAATTTGCTCTCGAAAACTAGTCCACG GACTATCGCGAATTATCTTCTATGGCGATTCGTTAGACACAGAGTAAACAACCTGGACGATCGGTTTCAAGAAGCTaagcaaaaattttattatattctgtttGGAAGGGAACAAGCACCGTCCAGATGGAAAAATTGTGTGGCACAAGTGAACTCTAACATGGGCATGGCTGTGGGCTCCATGttcgtgaaaaaatatttcgacgaaaaaagcaaaaacgat ACATTGGCCATGACTCGTGATATACAACGGTCCTTCAGAGAACTTCTAAATCAAACTACCTGGATCGATGACGAAACAAAAGAACTGGCCACCGAGAAAGTAAACGCAATGCTGTTAAGGATCGGCTATCCTGATTTCATTTTACAGCCTGAATTGTTGAACGAACGTTACAAAGAT GTCGTGATCCGTCCAGATAAGTACTTCGAGAATACGTTGAACATCTTGCAACATTTAACCAGGGTAGAACAGGATCGACTTGGTAGCCCTGTCAATAAGACCCTGTGGAACACTGCACCCGCTGTGGTCAATGCTTACTATAGTCGCAGTAAAAATAGGATAA TGTTTCCAGCTGGAATACTACAGCCGCCCTTTTATCACAGATATTTTCCACGGAGTTTAAATTACGGTGGGATCGGCGTTGTGATCGGCCATGAGATCACCCACGGCTTCGACGATAAAGGTCGATTATTCGATAAGGATGGTAATCTACATAGATGGTGGAAAGACGAGGCTATTTATGGCTTTCACGAACGAGCTCAATGCCTTATCG ACCAGTACAGTCACTATATCGTGAGCGAAGTTGGAATGCAGATTGATGGAATGAATACCCAGGGCGAGAATATCGCGGATAACGGCGGTATTAAACAAGCTTTTCGA GCTTACGAAAGATGGTTACGCGCAAACGGTGACGCTGACGAAACTCTGCCAGGTATAAATGCGACTGGAAAGCAATTGTTCTTCCTGAACTTCGCGCAGGTGTGGTGTGGTTCGATGAGACCGGAAGCTACCAGGAATAAGTTGAAGACCGCCGTTCATTCACCTGGCAAGTTTCGCGTAATCGGCACCTTATCGAATTCGGAGGATTTCGCAGAAGTATTTTATTGCCCGCTGGGCGCACCTATGAATCCAGTTAACAAATGCTCCGTTTGGTGA
- the LOC132911310 gene encoding neprilysin-4-like isoform X8, which yields MRSASSLDQYNDDDFFSGGPCPSCRLAINKETGRLKWCMGGNDTWRFRVKLMLLIPAVLLPITIIFIALSRSQVIGKAPYHRTYLVQTRRQDERTEESFPPATSRSETERAGEEEEEDRILSPGMKTSYVPVETLLSSRQLQRHKRDLDADQPIDYNVEKADDQNSDEDIYNFLDDYYTEVDADEVKENSEIQSNDYREYGEHTHDARKDEELRSKFFTYDNIEERSQDESDEGEQGGRHSISVDDSDTSLPIVDDQNDDDTGTDFHAFWKGEGNAWAIREAQAKIMLKYMDRSADPCEDFYQFACGNWAKHNPIPKDKAAYDTFEMIRESLDSVLKELLEDPIPKGLQLYTDDATLKAKYLYRSCMNYEILEQRMERPLIQLLDELGGWPILRPNWDPEKFDWLLLVAQLRLYNNDILISEWVAPDIKNSDQYVIQFDQTSLGLPTRDYFLQPSNTIYLKAYKNYLIKISTLLGASLQNATIDADELIEFETKLAKITSSPDERRNVSELYQRMSIGELRTLVPQINWHRYLTIVLARPTNVSEPVVVYALQYIQDLVNLLSKTSPRTIANYLLWRFVRHRVNNLDDRFQEAKQKFYYILFGREQAPSRWKNCVAQVNSNMGMAVGSMFVKKYFDEKSKNDTLAMTRDIQRSFRELLNQTTWIDDETKELATEKVNAMLLRIGYPDFILQPELLNERYKDVVIRPDKYFENTLNILQHLTRVEQDRLGSPVNKTLWNTAPAVVNAYYSRSKNRINIFHGV from the exons ATGAGGAGCGCGAGTAGTTTGGATCAGTATAACGACGATGACTTCTTCAGCGGTGGCCCTTGTCCTTCTTGTCGGTTAGCCATTAACAAGGAGACTGGTCGACTAAA GTGGTGCATGGGCGGAAACGACACTTGGCGCTTCCGAGTGAAACTGATGCTCTTGATTCCAGCCGTGTTGCTGCCGATCACTATAATCTTCATCGCTCTATCGCGGTCGCAAGTGATCGGCAAGGCTCCTTATCATCGTACGTATTTGGTCCAGACAAGGAGGCAGGACGAGAGGACCGAGGAGAGTTTTCCGC CAGCGACCAGCCGCAGCGAGACAGAGCGGGCCGgtgaagaagaggaagaggacaGAATCCTATCACCTGGAATGAAAACTAGCTACGTGCCAGTGGAGACTCTACTTTCGTCAAGGCAGCTACAACGACACAAGAGAGACCTAGACGCG GATCAACCGATAGACTACAACGTTGAGAAAGCAGACGATCAAAATTCCGACGAAGACATCTACAACTTCCTGGATGATTATTACACCGAGGTGGACGCCGACGAGGTCAAGGAGAACTCTGAAATACAAAGCAACGACTATCGAGA GTATGGCGAGCATACGCACGACGCGCGTAAGGACGAAGAACTGCGCTCCAAGTTCTTCACGTACGACAATATCGAAGAGCGTTCTCAGGACGAATCAGACGAGGGTGAACAAGGTGGTAGACACTCGATTTCCGTCGACGATTCGGACACCAGTCTGCCAATCGTCGACGATCAAAACGACGACGACACTGGCACGGATTTCCACGCGTTTTGGAAAGGCGAGGGAAACGCGTGGGCCATCAGAGAAGCTCAAG CAAAAATCATGCTGAAGTACATGGACAGGAGCGCTGATCCTTGCGAGGACTTTTACCAGTTTGCTTGTGGCAATTGGGCGAAACATAATCCTATCCCTAAAGACAAAGCTGCTTACGATACCTTCGAAATGATCAGAGAATCATTGGATTCTGTGTTGAAAGAGCTTCTCGAAGATCCTATACCGAAAGGATTGCAATTGTACACGGATGACGCGACGCTCAAGGCTAAATATTTGTATCGCAGTTGCATGAACTACG AGATCTTGGAGCAACGCATGGAACGGCCGCTTATACAGCTTCTAGATGAACTCGGTGGATGGCCCATATTGAGACCAAATTGGGATCCGGAAAAGTTCGACTGGCTCCTTTTGGTTGCACAATTGAGGCTTTATAATAATGACATTCTCATTTCGGAATGGGTGGCGCCGGACATTAAAAACAGCGACCAGTACGTTATACAG TTCGATCAGACATCATTGGGTCTACCTACGAGAGACTACTTTCTCCAGCCATCGAATACCATTTACTTAAAAGCttacaagaattatttaataaaaatttccactCTCCTGGGCGCATCTTTGCAAAACGCTACTATAGACGCTGACGAATTAATAGAATTCGAAACTAAGCTCGCCAAG ATCACGTCTTCTCCCGACGAGAGAAGAAACGTTTCAGAGTTGTATCAAAGAATGAGCATCGGAGAATTAAGGACACTGGTGCCACAAATTAATTGGCATCGATATTTAACGATCGTTCTGGCACGACCAACGAATGTTTCCGAGCCAGTCGTTGTCTATGCGTTGCAGTATATTCAAGATTTGGTGAATTTGCTCTCGAAAACTAGTCCACG GACTATCGCGAATTATCTTCTATGGCGATTCGTTAGACACAGAGTAAACAACCTGGACGATCGGTTTCAAGAAGCTaagcaaaaattttattatattctgtttGGAAGGGAACAAGCACCGTCCAGATGGAAAAATTGTGTGGCACAAGTGAACTCTAACATGGGCATGGCTGTGGGCTCCATGttcgtgaaaaaatatttcgacgaaaaaagcaaaaacgat ACATTGGCCATGACTCGTGATATACAACGGTCCTTCAGAGAACTTCTAAATCAAACTACCTGGATCGATGACGAAACAAAAGAACTGGCCACCGAGAAAGTAAACGCAATGCTGTTAAGGATCGGCTATCCTGATTTCATTTTACAGCCTGAATTGTTGAACGAACGTTACAAAGAT GTCGTGATCCGTCCAGATAAGTACTTCGAGAATACGTTGAACATCTTGCAACATTTAACCAGGGTAGAACAGGATCGACTTGGTAGCCCTGTCAATAAGACCCTGTGGAACACTGCACCCGCTGTGGTCAATGCTTACTATAGTCGCAGTAAAAATAGGATAA ATATTTTCCACGGAGTTTAA